In one Kitasatospora cineracea genomic region, the following are encoded:
- a CDS encoding phytoene/squalene synthase family protein, translating into MTARELDAAGITAPALRAAYAACRELNARHGRTYFLATRLLPPERRCAVHALYGFARWADDIVDALDGRETPAERDRLLGLLERDLAEGLRRGRADEPVVRAVADTAQRYGIDPELFTDFMASMRADLTVTDYPTYQDLYGYMHGSAAVIGLQMLPVLGTVTRRSEAEPYAAALGVAFQLTNFLRDVGEDLDRGRVYLPADLLAAHGVDRPLLEWSRRTGRDDVRIRAALVAAAALTRDVYRQAEPGIAMLEPRVRPCIRTASTLYGGILDAIVEDGYAVLHRRAAVPLRRRAAVAVSGLAGILAARVPRRDRAASPAGEAARRATRRPPAGRGAAR; encoded by the coding sequence ATGACGGCCCGTGAACTGGACGCCGCAGGGATCACCGCCCCCGCCCTGCGAGCGGCCTACGCCGCCTGCCGCGAGCTCAACGCCCGGCACGGCCGTACCTACTTCCTGGCCACCCGGCTCCTGCCGCCCGAGCGCCGGTGCGCGGTCCACGCCCTGTACGGCTTCGCCCGCTGGGCGGACGACATTGTCGACGCACTGGACGGCCGCGAGACGCCCGCCGAACGCGACCGGCTGCTGGGACTGCTGGAACGCGACCTGGCCGAAGGCCTGCGGCGCGGCCGCGCGGACGAGCCGGTGGTGCGGGCGGTCGCGGACACCGCGCAGCGGTACGGCATCGACCCGGAGCTGTTCACCGACTTCATGGCCTCGATGCGCGCCGACCTCACCGTCACCGACTACCCGACCTACCAGGACCTGTACGGCTACATGCACGGCTCGGCGGCGGTGATCGGTCTGCAGATGCTCCCCGTCCTGGGCACCGTCACCCGTCGCTCCGAGGCCGAGCCGTACGCGGCCGCCCTCGGAGTGGCGTTCCAGCTGACCAACTTCCTGCGCGACGTGGGCGAGGACCTGGACCGAGGCCGGGTGTACCTGCCGGCCGACCTGCTCGCGGCCCACGGGGTGGACCGCCCGCTGCTGGAGTGGAGCCGCCGCACCGGCCGCGACGACGTCCGCATCCGAGCAGCCCTGGTGGCCGCCGCCGCGCTCACCCGCGACGTCTACCGGCAGGCCGAGCCGGGCATCGCCATGCTGGAGCCCCGGGTCCGGCCCTGCATCCGGACGGCTTCCACGCTCTACGGCGGCATCCTCGATGCGATCGTCGAGGACGGCTACGCGGTGCTGCACCGGCGGGCGGCGGTGCCGCTGCGCAGGCGGGCGGCCGTCGCCGTGTCGGGGCTGGCAGGCATCCTGGCCGCCCGGGTGCCGCGCCGGGACCGGGCCGCCTCCCCGGCCGGGGAGGCGGCCCGCCGCGCGACGCGCCGTCCGCCGGCCGGCCGGGGAGCGGCACGGTGA
- a CDS encoding inositol monophosphatase family protein encodes MSASTQTAETAAPAGPASDTDLLAQTADAVRAAGSVLRERFGDAVAYRTREELMDALAANDDAALAVLRPRLTSLRPDAGWVEDELDGGALPPGEWWVVDPAEGNVNHLHALPEWAVTATLVRDNRPVLTAVHLPLTGQTYTALTGAGAHLDGRPLHVSPTADLGLGLVATSQARPDEDEDVVRRIGSSITAMLLDALVVRVAVPATLHLLNVAAGRIDAFWQFAGARADLLPGALLVTEAGGQVSDAQGRPWTPQSESFLAAAPGVHAQAVTTLSR; translated from the coding sequence ATGTCCGCATCGACCCAGACCGCCGAAACCGCTGCGCCCGCCGGCCCCGCGTCCGACACCGACCTGCTCGCGCAGACCGCCGACGCCGTACGCGCCGCGGGCTCCGTGCTGCGGGAGCGCTTCGGAGACGCGGTCGCCTACCGCACCCGCGAAGAACTGATGGACGCGCTCGCCGCCAACGACGACGCGGCCCTCGCCGTCCTGCGCCCCCGCCTGACGAGCCTGCGCCCGGACGCCGGCTGGGTGGAGGACGAACTGGACGGCGGGGCGCTGCCGCCCGGCGAGTGGTGGGTCGTGGACCCGGCCGAGGGCAACGTCAACCACCTGCACGCCCTGCCCGAATGGGCGGTGACCGCCACCCTGGTGCGCGACAACCGGCCGGTGCTCACCGCGGTCCACCTGCCGCTGACCGGCCAGACCTACACCGCGCTCACCGGCGCCGGCGCCCACCTCGACGGCCGGCCCCTGCACGTGTCCCCGACCGCGGACCTCGGCCTGGGCCTGGTCGCCACCAGCCAGGCCCGGCCCGACGAGGACGAGGACGTCGTGCGGCGCATCGGCTCCTCCATCACCGCGATGCTCCTCGACGCACTCGTCGTCCGCGTCGCCGTCCCCGCGACCCTGCACCTGCTCAACGTGGCCGCCGGCCGGATCGACGCCTTCTGGCAGTTCGCCGGCGCCCGCGCGGACCTGCTGCCCGGGGCGCTGCTCGTCACCGAGGCCGGCGGACAGGTCTCCGACGCCCAGGGCCGCCCCTGGACCCCGCAGAGCGAGAGCTTCCTGGCCGCCGCGCCCGGCGTCCACGCCCAGGCCGTCACCACCCTCTCCCGCTGA
- a CDS encoding barstar family protein: MRYLLVWEDVHGEEEDVLWGRCAEADGLFMDPLPLPREVLTLRGCPRESLLARAVADGARPVRLLGNGEIVVEPVDPSSDGPYRFCGLEDTVVLAHRPTPGDLGRVDIVVGAGVRENDYWGPERWPSSPRFDLWFPSLREDDPSGDCLSVGGLFTPRPQRPSEPVHLIGCEPAEPLLALLRRPHPQEGDPITLRRLDRNGRTMAGYRLDLDTVEARPSVLGAALIDVTVTDPGDNRPALAARAVWETWSDGIPAQLNQWAHLDTEGRSAWLDLTSVGPYGPGGRSGGTYHLDGEHATNRAGLLLALGEALLGPGANYGRGLESVKDYLFGGPRVVPPFTLVWHHSDIARRALAGDVLHHLGGVSDFEWTVRLLRKRGVTVVLQ; this comes from the coding sequence GTGCGGTATCTCCTGGTGTGGGAGGACGTCCACGGTGAGGAGGAGGACGTGCTGTGGGGGCGGTGCGCGGAGGCCGATGGCCTGTTCATGGACCCGCTGCCGCTGCCGCGGGAGGTCCTGACGCTGCGCGGCTGCCCGCGCGAGAGCCTGCTGGCCCGGGCTGTTGCGGACGGCGCGCGGCCGGTGCGGCTGCTGGGGAACGGGGAGATCGTGGTCGAACCCGTGGATCCCTCGAGCGACGGGCCGTACCGCTTCTGCGGCCTGGAGGACACGGTCGTCCTGGCCCACCGGCCCACCCCGGGCGATCTTGGGCGGGTGGACATCGTCGTGGGCGCCGGCGTCAGGGAGAACGACTACTGGGGGCCCGAGCGGTGGCCTTCCAGCCCGCGGTTCGACCTGTGGTTCCCCTCGCTGCGGGAGGACGACCCGTCGGGCGACTGCCTTTCCGTCGGCGGCCTGTTCACCCCGCGCCCGCAGCGGCCGAGCGAGCCCGTGCACCTGATCGGCTGCGAACCGGCCGAACCGCTCCTCGCCCTGTTGCGCCGCCCCCACCCCCAGGAGGGCGATCCGATCACGCTCCGGCGCCTGGACCGCAACGGCCGGACGATGGCCGGCTACCGCCTCGATTTGGACACCGTCGAAGCGCGCCCGTCCGTCCTCGGCGCGGCCCTGATCGACGTCACCGTCACCGACCCCGGCGACAACCGCCCCGCCCTGGCAGCCCGCGCAGTGTGGGAGACCTGGTCCGACGGCATCCCCGCACAGCTCAACCAGTGGGCGCACCTCGACACCGAGGGCCGCTCCGCATGGCTGGACCTCACCAGCGTCGGCCCGTACGGGCCGGGCGGCCGTTCGGGCGGGACGTACCACCTGGACGGAGAACACGCCACGAACCGGGCCGGCCTGCTCCTGGCGCTCGGCGAAGCCCTGCTCGGCCCCGGCGCCAACTACGGCAGAGGCCTGGAATCGGTGAAGGACTACCTGTTCGGCGGGCCCCGCGTCGTCCCCCCGTTCACCCTCGTGTGGCACCACTCCGACATCGCCCGCCGCGCCCTCGCCGGAGACGTCCTGCACCACCTCGGCGGCGTGTCCGACTTCGAGTGGACCGTGCGACTCCTGCGCAAGCGCGGCGTCACCGTCGTACTCCAGTGA
- a CDS encoding MBL fold metallo-hydrolase, whose amino-acid sequence MPRPIPSDRRVAPGVDRLGDDVVNFYLVQEPDGLVLVDAGLPAHLKQLREHLADSGRSLTDIRAVLLTHGHPDHTGLAHTLQQAGADIWIHGSDAAILHDGPRSALRHAKPERSALPYLLRRPTALATPLHLARTGAFTAPATPGVRAFDTDRQLDEVPGKPRAVPLPGHTPGSTGYLFPQRGLLFTGDALVTHDGLTGHTGPTLVCRGFTHDSRTALTSLDRIDELTETTLLLPGHGHPLTGDPRTATRQARQTGPR is encoded by the coding sequence ATGCCCCGCCCCATCCCCTCGGACCGGCGCGTCGCCCCCGGCGTGGACCGCCTCGGCGACGACGTCGTCAACTTCTACCTGGTGCAGGAGCCCGACGGCCTGGTCCTCGTCGACGCCGGACTGCCCGCCCACCTGAAGCAGCTACGCGAGCACTTGGCCGACTCCGGCCGCTCCCTGACCGACATCCGCGCCGTGCTCCTGACCCATGGACACCCCGACCACACCGGACTTGCCCACACCCTCCAACAGGCCGGCGCCGACATCTGGATCCACGGGAGCGACGCCGCGATCCTGCACGACGGCCCGCGCAGCGCCCTGCGCCACGCCAAGCCGGAACGCTCCGCACTGCCCTACCTCCTGCGCCGGCCCACTGCCCTCGCCACCCCGCTCCACCTCGCCCGCACCGGAGCCTTCACCGCACCCGCCACCCCCGGCGTGCGCGCCTTCGACACCGACCGGCAGCTCGACGAGGTGCCCGGAAAACCGCGGGCCGTCCCGCTGCCCGGCCACACCCCTGGCAGCACCGGCTACCTCTTCCCCCAGCGCGGACTGCTCTTCACCGGCGACGCCCTGGTCACCCACGACGGCCTGACCGGACACACCGGCCCCACCCTGGTCTGCCGCGGCTTCACCCACGACAGCCGCACCGCCCTGACCTCCCTCGACCGCATCGACGAACTCACCGAAACCACCCTGCTCCTGCCCGGCCACGGCCACCCCCTCACCGGCGACCCCCGCACCGCCACCCGCCAGGCCCGGCAGACCGGCCCCCGCTGA
- a CDS encoding NADPH-dependent F420 reductase, protein MTTIAVLGNGRVGGNLAQALTRAGHRVTAVDRAPGAAADASAAAQIVINATPGAGSLERLTALREELRGKILVDVSNATTDGPDGLPADLIHPGSSLAEQLQEALPETHVVKTLNTMLFPVMTAPAALTQAPTVFLSGNDPQAKQTVRELLTDLGWQQDWITDLGGIETARATEAAILFVPHVIRTSGFTPFAISISR, encoded by the coding sequence GTGACCACCATCGCAGTCCTCGGAAACGGCCGCGTCGGCGGCAACCTCGCCCAGGCCCTCACCCGCGCCGGCCACCGGGTGACCGCCGTCGACCGCGCACCGGGCGCCGCCGCCGACGCCTCCGCCGCGGCGCAGATCGTCATCAACGCCACCCCCGGCGCCGGCTCGCTGGAGCGGCTCACCGCGCTGCGCGAGGAATTGCGCGGCAAGATCCTCGTCGACGTCTCCAACGCCACCACCGACGGACCGGACGGACTGCCCGCCGACCTGATCCACCCCGGCTCCAGCCTGGCCGAGCAGCTCCAGGAAGCACTCCCCGAAACGCACGTCGTCAAGACGCTCAACACGATGCTCTTCCCCGTGATGACCGCACCCGCCGCACTCACCCAGGCACCGACCGTCTTCCTCTCCGGCAACGACCCCCAGGCCAAGCAGACCGTCCGCGAACTGCTCACCGACCTCGGCTGGCAGCAGGACTGGATCACCGACCTCGGCGGGATCGAGACCGCCCGCGCCACCGAGGCCGCAATCCTGTTCGTCCCCCACGTCATCCGAACCAGCGGATTCACCCCCTTCGCCATCTCGATCAGCCGCTGA
- a CDS encoding polyprenyl synthetase family protein: MPGTVGRVLDRYLEQRLARATAADAVFAADVALRVADFTRGGGRRMRGQLLWWTMRACGREDGPVGTALAAAAALELLQTCALVQDDVMDRAATRRGRRALHLDVAAQYASGAGSRGAAELGSAAGVLAGDLALVWADDLAAAAQEDLPPHLRDQVRQVWSDLRTEMIAGQYADLHGQVTRSRTPGRALRTARLKSAMYSVERPVHLGAVLAGANPEQVRELRRAGRCAGIAFQLRDDLDGVFGDPARTGKPCGDDIRSGKPTYLLAVAHARAVARQDLVSADVLERCPGDADLDDGAMEEVRRALVRTGARAAVQSRIERLSARSAEHLERARPAGPGADRLADLLRAAAGLPPRGAHRTGATR, from the coding sequence GTGCCGGGCACGGTCGGCCGGGTGCTCGACCGGTACCTGGAGCAGCGGCTGGCGCGGGCGACCGCCGCCGACGCGGTCTTCGCCGCCGACGTCGCCCTCCGGGTGGCGGACTTCACCCGGGGCGGAGGTCGGCGGATGCGCGGGCAGCTCCTGTGGTGGACGATGCGCGCGTGCGGGCGGGAGGACGGACCGGTCGGCACCGCGCTGGCCGCGGCCGCGGCACTGGAGCTGCTCCAGACGTGCGCGCTCGTCCAGGACGACGTGATGGACCGGGCCGCGACGCGTCGCGGTCGCCGGGCCCTGCACCTGGACGTGGCCGCACAGTACGCGTCCGGCGCGGGAAGCAGGGGCGCCGCGGAACTCGGTTCGGCCGCGGGGGTCCTCGCCGGGGACCTGGCTCTGGTCTGGGCGGACGACCTCGCCGCCGCCGCGCAGGAGGACCTGCCGCCGCACCTGCGGGACCAGGTGCGGCAGGTCTGGTCGGACCTGCGGACGGAGATGATCGCCGGCCAGTACGCGGACCTGCACGGCCAGGTGACCCGGTCGCGCACGCCGGGCCGGGCGCTGCGGACCGCCCGGCTCAAGAGCGCCATGTACTCGGTGGAGCGGCCCGTCCACCTGGGCGCCGTCCTGGCCGGGGCCAACCCCGAGCAGGTGCGCGAGCTGCGCCGCGCCGGCCGCTGCGCGGGCATCGCCTTCCAGCTCAGGGACGACCTCGACGGGGTCTTCGGGGACCCCGCCCGCACCGGCAAGCCCTGCGGCGACGACATCCGGTCCGGCAAACCCACCTACCTGCTCGCCGTGGCGCACGCCCGGGCGGTGGCCCGTCAGGACCTGGTCTCGGCGGACGTACTGGAGCGGTGCCCGGGTGACGCGGACCTGGACGACGGGGCGATGGAGGAGGTCAGGCGAGCGCTGGTGAGGACGGGGGCGCGGGCCGCCGTCCAGTCCCGCATCGAGCGGCTCTCCGCGCGCAGTGCGGAACACCTGGAGCGGGCCCGCCCGGCGGGCCCCGGCGCCGACCGGCTGGCCGACCTGCTCAGGGCAGCCGCCGGACTGCCACCCCGTGGGGCGCACCGTACGGGGGCGACCCGATGA
- a CDS encoding DUF3618 domain-containing protein encodes MSHQPQDDGPAETDLLREQVERTRAELGRTVEALAAKADVKEQVAEKATELKDQAAEKTAQLTGKLREKAGQAADLAKEKTPDQVMEKADRAVAQVRDTALHAGHLAREKTPEPVREKVAIAAAMARANRTPLLAGAAVLVATLFLLRGRKNK; translated from the coding sequence ATGAGCCACCAGCCCCAGGACGACGGACCCGCCGAGACCGACCTGCTCCGCGAGCAGGTCGAGCGCACCCGAGCAGAACTCGGCCGCACGGTAGAGGCGTTGGCTGCCAAGGCCGACGTCAAAGAACAGGTCGCGGAGAAGGCGACCGAACTGAAGGACCAGGCCGCTGAGAAGACCGCGCAACTGACCGGCAAGCTCCGAGAGAAAGCCGGACAGGCCGCCGACCTGGCCAAGGAGAAGACCCCGGACCAGGTGATGGAGAAGGCGGACCGGGCCGTCGCCCAGGTGCGCGACACCGCGCTCCATGCCGGGCATCTGGCCCGCGAGAAGACGCCGGAACCGGTCCGGGAGAAGGTCGCCATCGCCGCGGCGATGGCCCGAGCCAACCGGACCCCGCTGCTGGCCGGCGCCGCGGTCCTGGTCGCCACCCTGTTCCTGCTGCGCGGCCGGAAGAACAAGTGA
- a CDS encoding TetR/AcrR family transcriptional regulator → MPSGTPRRPYDSARRQQAARRNRAAILAAGRELLFRDGYRATTVRAVAERAGVSPETLYKAFGGKPGLVKALWDVTLAGDDQPLAMAERPQLQAVLATRDAHAKLRLYAAFVRGVHERLAALSALLAEAGPEVGQVLALSEEERMTGVSAFVAHLADTGVLPPDADTARLADSWWALTGPHLYTQLTTGRGWDTDTYEDWLTGLLAAALPSPT, encoded by the coding sequence ATGCCCAGCGGGACTCCGCGCCGACCGTACGACTCGGCCCGCCGGCAGCAGGCCGCGCGCCGCAACCGGGCCGCGATCCTGGCGGCCGGCCGGGAGCTGCTGTTCCGCGACGGCTACCGGGCCACCACCGTCCGCGCGGTGGCCGAGCGCGCCGGCGTTTCCCCCGAGACCCTCTACAAGGCGTTCGGCGGCAAGCCGGGTCTGGTCAAGGCACTGTGGGACGTCACCCTGGCCGGGGACGACCAGCCCCTGGCCATGGCCGAGCGGCCCCAGCTCCAGGCCGTCCTGGCCACCCGCGACGCCCACGCCAAGCTCCGCCTGTACGCCGCGTTCGTCCGCGGGGTCCACGAACGCCTCGCCGCCCTGTCCGCCCTCCTCGCCGAGGCCGGCCCCGAGGTCGGCCAGGTCCTCGCCCTCAGCGAGGAGGAGCGGATGACCGGGGTGAGCGCCTTCGTCGCCCACCTCGCCGACACCGGCGTCCTGCCCCCGGACGCCGACACGGCCCGCCTGGCGGATTCCTGGTGGGCCCTGACCGGCCCCCACCTGTACACCCAGCTCACCACCGGCCGCGGCTGGGACACCGACACCTACGAGGACTGGCTGACCGGCCTGCTCGCCGCAGCCCTTCCGAGTCCGACCTGA
- a CDS encoding DUF1254 domain-containing protein, with product MMSDDLQTLAHEAYVYLYPLVTMDVTRRQAVSVPTGVKPAFGPPNEFHHLREFPSAEFRSVVRPNFDTLYSSAWLDLTAGPVALHVSDTAGRYFMVPLLDMWTDVFATLGPRTTGSGDQDYLVVAPDFRGEVPAGATVLRAPTPYVWVIGRVQTNGPADYDKVHRIQDGLTVTALHPTEHPVDPGADVDSDPLATVNGLGAVEFFAAAARALAVNPPHSTDFAVLARIAHLGILPGREFDGARFAGADLAAVEAGARAAREAILASPATIGTAVNGWRVTTETMGVYGNAYFKRAAVTAIGLGANPAEDAVYPVLAADADGAPVTGEHDYLLHFDADGLPPVGAFWSVTMYDAQGFQTANEIDRFALGDRDPLVYNADGSLDILVSHRDPGPERRANWLPAPTGPLGLTLRLYAPRPEALDGRWTPPPVRRVK from the coding sequence ATGATGTCGGACGATCTGCAGACCCTGGCCCACGAGGCGTACGTGTACCTGTACCCGCTGGTCACCATGGATGTCACCCGCCGGCAGGCGGTGTCGGTGCCCACGGGGGTGAAGCCGGCCTTCGGGCCGCCGAACGAGTTCCACCACCTGCGCGAGTTCCCGTCGGCGGAGTTCCGGTCGGTGGTGCGGCCGAACTTCGACACCCTGTACTCGTCCGCGTGGCTGGACCTGACGGCGGGTCCGGTGGCGCTGCACGTGTCGGACACCGCCGGCCGGTACTTCATGGTTCCGCTGCTGGACATGTGGACCGACGTGTTCGCGACCCTCGGCCCCCGCACCACCGGCTCCGGTGACCAGGACTACCTGGTCGTCGCCCCGGACTTCCGGGGCGAGGTGCCGGCGGGGGCGACGGTGCTGCGGGCGCCGACGCCGTACGTGTGGGTGATCGGGCGGGTACAGACGAACGGGCCGGCCGACTACGACAAGGTCCACCGGATCCAGGACGGGCTGACCGTGACGGCGCTGCACCCGACCGAGCATCCGGTCGATCCGGGGGCGGACGTCGACAGCGATCCGCTCGCCACGGTGAACGGCCTCGGCGCGGTGGAGTTCTTCGCCGCGGCGGCCCGTGCACTGGCCGTCAATCCGCCGCACAGCACGGACTTCGCGGTCCTGGCGCGGATCGCGCACCTGGGAATCCTGCCGGGCCGGGAGTTCGACGGGGCGCGGTTCGCCGGGGCGGACCTGGCGGCGGTCGAGGCGGGCGCGCGGGCGGCCCGGGAGGCGATCCTGGCGTCGCCGGCCACCATCGGCACGGCCGTCAACGGCTGGCGGGTCACCACCGAGACCATGGGCGTGTACGGCAACGCCTACTTCAAGCGGGCCGCCGTCACCGCCATCGGGCTGGGCGCCAATCCGGCCGAGGACGCCGTCTATCCCGTGCTGGCCGCCGACGCGGACGGCGCCCCCGTCACCGGCGAGCACGACTACCTGCTGCACTTCGACGCGGACGGCCTGCCGCCGGTCGGCGCGTTCTGGTCGGTGACCATGTACGACGCGCAGGGCTTCCAGACCGCCAACGAGATCGACCGCTTCGCGCTCGGCGACCGCGACCCGCTGGTGTACAACGCGGACGGCTCGCTCGACATCCTGGTCTCCCACCGCGACCCGGGCCCGGAGCGGCGGGCGAACTGGCTGCCCGCGCCGACCGGCCCGCTGGGCCTGACGCTGCGCCTGTACGCGCCCCGTCCGGAGGCCCTCGACGGCCGGTGGACCCCGCCGCCCGTCCGCCGGGTGAAGTAG
- the crtI gene encoding phytoene desaturase family protein, whose translation MRRAVPPTDHVVVIGAGLAGLSAACHLLGAGRRVTLVERDEEPGGRAGRIRRGGYLFDTGPTVLTMPDLADEAFAAVGTSLREHVDLLPLHPAYRARFADGSTLDVHTDAQAMEAEVARFAGAREAAGYRELRHWLVRLHRAQMRRFIDTNFDSPWQLLTPDLARLAALGGFGRLAPRIGRHLRDERLQRVFSFQSLYAGVAPARALAAYAVIAYMDTVAGVWFPRGGMHALPRAMAAAAEAAGAAFRYGTTVEGLERRGSRVTAVLTDRGRIACDAVVLTPDLPATYRLLGRAPRRAVPLRFSPSAVVLHLGTDRTWPELAHHTLSFGHAWERTFDELTRAGRLMTDPSLLITNPTATDPSAAPAGRHTHYVLAPVPNTAIGPGATAWSGLAPGYRDHLLGVLEQRGLTGIGAAVEEECLVTPADWTAQGHAAGTPFSAAHTLAQTGPFRPRNLVRGLENAVLAGCGTTPGVGVPTVLISGKLAAARITGAAHPARTRRHPPAAAPPHPGSTVTALSSSSTTGASHDGP comes from the coding sequence ATGAGGCGCGCCGTGCCGCCGACCGACCACGTCGTCGTCATCGGGGCCGGTCTGGCCGGACTGTCCGCCGCCTGCCACCTGCTCGGCGCGGGGCGCCGGGTGACGCTCGTCGAGCGGGATGAGGAGCCCGGCGGGCGGGCCGGGCGGATCCGGCGCGGCGGCTACCTCTTCGACACCGGGCCGACCGTGCTGACCATGCCCGACCTCGCCGACGAGGCGTTCGCCGCCGTCGGCACCTCGCTGCGCGAGCACGTCGACCTGCTGCCGCTGCACCCCGCCTACCGGGCCCGGTTCGCCGACGGCAGCACGCTGGACGTGCACACCGACGCGCAGGCGATGGAGGCCGAGGTGGCGCGCTTCGCCGGCGCGCGGGAGGCCGCGGGCTACCGGGAACTGCGCCACTGGCTGGTACGGCTCCACCGGGCGCAGATGCGGCGCTTCATCGACACCAACTTCGACTCGCCGTGGCAGCTGCTCACCCCGGACCTGGCGCGGCTGGCCGCCCTGGGCGGGTTCGGCCGGCTCGCCCCGCGGATCGGGCGCCACCTGCGCGACGAGCGGCTGCAACGGGTCTTCTCGTTCCAGTCCCTGTACGCGGGAGTGGCCCCGGCCCGGGCGCTGGCCGCCTACGCGGTCATCGCCTACATGGACACGGTGGCCGGGGTGTGGTTCCCCCGCGGGGGCATGCACGCCCTGCCCCGGGCGATGGCCGCCGCCGCCGAGGCCGCGGGCGCCGCGTTCCGCTACGGGACCACCGTGGAAGGCCTGGAGCGGCGCGGCAGCAGGGTCACGGCCGTCCTCACGGACCGCGGGCGGATCGCCTGCGACGCGGTCGTCCTCACGCCCGACCTGCCGGCGACCTACCGGCTGCTGGGGCGGGCCCCCCGCCGCGCGGTGCCGCTGCGGTTCTCGCCCTCGGCCGTGGTCCTGCACCTGGGCACCGACCGGACCTGGCCCGAACTGGCCCACCACACACTGTCGTTCGGCCACGCCTGGGAGCGCACGTTCGACGAGCTCACCCGCGCCGGCCGCCTGATGACGGACCCTTCCCTGCTGATCACCAACCCGACCGCCACGGACCCGTCGGCGGCCCCGGCCGGGCGGCACACCCACTACGTGCTGGCCCCGGTGCCCAACACCGCCATCGGCCCCGGCGCCACGGCCTGGAGCGGGCTGGCACCCGGCTACCGCGACCATCTGCTCGGCGTCCTCGAACAGCGCGGATTGACCGGCATCGGCGCCGCCGTGGAGGAGGAGTGCCTGGTCACCCCGGCCGACTGGACCGCCCAGGGCCACGCGGCCGGCACGCCGTTCTCCGCCGCCCACACCCTCGCGCAGACGGGACCCTTCCGGCCGCGCAACCTGGTGCGCGGCCTGGAGAACGCGGTGCTGGCCGGCTGCGGCACCACCCCGGGGGTCGGCGTCCCGACCGTCCTGATCAGCGGGAAGCTCGCCGCCGCCCGGATCACCGGCGCGGCGCACCCGGCCCGTACGCGCCGACACCCGCCGGCAGCCGCCCCGCCGCACCCCGGCTCCACCGTCACGGCACTCAGCTCTTCCTCGACCACCGGAGCGTCGCATGACGGCCCGTGA
- a CDS encoding phage holin family protein — protein sequence MSSSVGGTTPHGSEDSMGTLVTRASQQLSELVREEMRLARAELTEKGKRYGLGGGLVGGAGLVAVLASQAAIAAGIAALALVLPVWAAALVVAALLVAVAAVLALNGRKQVAAAGNPAPEQTIDSVRADIAEIKERTHR from the coding sequence ATGAGCAGCAGTGTCGGAGGCACCACACCCCACGGCAGCGAGGACTCGATGGGCACGCTCGTCACGCGGGCGTCGCAGCAACTCTCGGAGCTGGTGCGGGAAGAGATGCGGTTGGCCCGGGCAGAGCTGACCGAGAAGGGCAAACGCTACGGCCTCGGTGGAGGCCTGGTCGGCGGAGCCGGTCTGGTCGCCGTCCTGGCGTCCCAGGCCGCAATCGCCGCAGGGATCGCCGCCCTCGCCCTGGTCCTGCCGGTGTGGGCGGCCGCGCTGGTCGTCGCGGCCTTGCTCGTGGCGGTCGCCGCGGTGCTGGCCCTGAACGGCCGCAAGCAGGTGGCCGCCGCCGGTAACCCCGCACCGGAGCAGACCATCGACAGCGTCAGGGCGGACATTGCCGAAATCAAGGAGAGGACACACCGATGA
- a CDS encoding DUF4235 domain-containing protein, whose protein sequence is MNAVRVLYKPVGLMLGVTGGLLAGIAFKQAWKIIGHDDDAPDATDEDRTWREVLLAATMQGAIFALVKAAIDRAGATATRRLTGTWPG, encoded by the coding sequence GTGAACGCGGTCAGGGTCCTCTACAAGCCGGTCGGGCTGATGCTCGGCGTCACCGGCGGCCTGCTCGCGGGCATCGCCTTCAAACAGGCATGGAAGATCATCGGCCACGACGACGACGCCCCGGATGCCACCGACGAGGACCGCACCTGGCGGGAGGTGCTACTCGCCGCCACCATGCAGGGCGCCATCTTCGCCCTCGTCAAGGCAGCCATCGACCGGGCCGGCGCCACCGCCACCCGGCGCCTGACAGGCACCTGGCCCGGCTGA